From the genome of Candidatus Eisenbacteria bacterium, one region includes:
- a CDS encoding OsmC family protein: MEHVRKATAVWTGDLRHGKGTLTAPSGVLKDAIYTFDTRFETKFGTNPEELIAAAHAGCFAMALSGELAKAGLKPERIETTAEVKLEKVNEKPTVTRSHLKLDAHVPGAKNGQVEAIANEVKVGCPISRLLNAEITLETAVHV; the protein is encoded by the coding sequence ATGGAACACGTTCGCAAAGCGACGGCAGTCTGGACCGGTGATCTGAGGCACGGCAAGGGGACACTCACTGCCCCGAGCGGTGTGCTCAAGGACGCGATCTACACGTTCGACACCCGATTCGAGACCAAGTTCGGCACGAATCCGGAGGAGCTCATCGCGGCGGCGCACGCGGGATGCTTCGCGATGGCGCTCTCCGGCGAGCTCGCCAAGGCGGGTCTGAAGCCGGAGCGAATCGAGACCACCGCGGAGGTGAAGCTGGAGAAGGTGAACGAAAAGCCGACGGTCACGAGGAGCCACCTGAAGCTCGACGCGCACGTTCCCGGCGCGAAGAACGGCCAGGTGGAGGCGATCGCAAACGAGGTGAAGGTGGGGTGTCCGATATCCCGCCTCCTCAACGCCGAGATCACGCTGGAGACCGCGGTCCACGTCTGA
- a CDS encoding regulatory protein RecX translates to MREAALRLLERSRRTRSELTRKLREKGFAATVIGEVLDRLAGVGLVDDVEYARAFLSSRLGRRTAGWRRLEVELRRRGISAQDAASARARLDDQGALDEAEGARRVIRQVAARYERLDPRVRRQRLYALLARRGFDGDVIERVLREAL, encoded by the coding sequence CGACGCACGCGCTCTGAGCTGACTCGCAAGCTCCGCGAGAAAGGCTTCGCCGCGACCGTAATTGGCGAAGTGCTCGACCGCCTCGCCGGCGTCGGCTTGGTCGACGACGTGGAGTACGCGCGCGCGTTTCTGTCGAGCCGCCTGGGCCGGCGGACCGCCGGCTGGCGGCGGCTCGAGGTGGAGCTGCGCCGGCGTGGCATTTCGGCTCAGGACGCGGCCTCCGCCCGCGCCCGTCTCGATGACCAGGGTGCGCTGGACGAGGCCGAAGGTGCGCGGCGTGTTATCCGGCAAGTGGCTGCTCGTTACGAACGGCTCGATCCACGGGTGCGCCGGCAGCGGCTCTATGCGCTCCTCGCGCGGCGCGGCTTCGATGGGGATGTCATCGAGCGAGTGCTGAGAGAGGCTTTGTAA